One region of Primulina tabacum isolate GXHZ01 chromosome 17, ASM2559414v2, whole genome shotgun sequence genomic DNA includes:
- the LOC142531589 gene encoding uncharacterized protein LOC142531589 isoform X2 gives MPEKGCEPNEFSFGIMVRGYCRLGLPYKGLDLLVLMKKMGILPNVVIYNTLIASFCNEDKNDEVETLVEKMKEDDIAPNVVTFNIRISALCKAGKVLEASRIFRDMQIDETFGLPRPNVLTHNLMLESLFREGMLEEANTLVESMKKDGIFSNSESYNTWLLGLLRNGKLLEAHKVMREMEDDGLEPNLYSYNIMINGFCEHDMLADARALMCLMLTRGVYPDTVTYSALLQGYCKKRKTFEANKVLQDMIKDGCFPNTYTCNILLHSLWGEGKTAEAERLLQKMNERGDVLDTVSCNIVIDGLCKSGKVDKAVEIVSEMWNHGSAALGALGNLYIGLVDENRKKCSPDLISYSTIINGLCKDGRLGEAKKKFVEMLGKNLYPDSIIYNIFLYNLCKRGKLSSAFQVLKDMERKGCDKSLQTYNSLIMGLGSKNQIFEIFGLMDEMIEKGINPNVYTYNLVLNCLSEGGKSEETATLLDDMLQKEVTPNIYSFKMLIKTFCRAGEFRPAQEAFEIAIGLYGHVTILYSLMFNELLAGEEVLEARKLIETAVESCLDLSSFQCKALMETLCMDGNLECAIDILNKMVQKGCRFDPASFMPVIDHLIKSGSKHQANKLTEQMLAMDSKDEMENEVHRNDQHSKNKRRRKDGKRDWRNILHRDDGSAIAMKTLKRVERGWGQGGLSYSQPPQKDFLDLSFM, from the exons ATGCCGGAAAAAGGTTGTGAGCCTAATGAGTTCAGTTTTGGGATTATGGTGCGTGGGTATTGTAGACTCGGGCTACCGTATAAAGGGTTGGATCTTCTGGTTTTGATGAAGAAAATGGGTATCTTGCCTAATGTAGTGATTTACAATACGTTAATTGCGAGCTTTTGTAATGAAGATAAGAACGATGAGGTTGAAACGTTGGTGGAGAAGATGAAGGAAGATGATATTGCTCCAAATGTTGTGACTTTTAACATTAGAATCTCTGCCCTTTGTAAGGCCGGGAAGGTTTTGGAAGCCTCAAGGATTTTTCGGGACATGCAAATAGATGAAACATTTGGACTGCCAAGACCTAATGTTTTGACTCATAACTTGATGCTGGAGAGTTTATTCAGGGAGGGGATGTTGGAAGAAGCAAATACTTTAGTTGAGTCCATGAAAAAGGATGGTATTTTCTCAAATTCTGAGAGCTATAACACATGGCTGTTGGGTTTGTTGAGAAATGGGAAACTCTTGGAGGCTCATAAAGTTATGCGAGAAATGGAGGACGATGGTCTAGAGCCTAATTTGTATTCTTATAATATCATGATTAATGGATTTTGTGAACATGACATGCTTGCTGACGCAAGAGCCCTTATGTGTTTGATGCTAACTCGGGGAGTTTACCCTGATACAGTCACTTATAGTGCACTGCTCCAAGGGTATTGTAAAAAGAGGAAGACATTTGAGGCTAATAAAGTTCTTCAAGATATGATTAAGGATGGATGTTTTCCAAATACTTATACTTGCAATATACTGCTGCACAGCCTATGGGGAGAAGGTAAAACGGCAGAAGCTGAGAGGTTATTGCAAAAGATGAACGAAAGAGGTGATGTACTGGATACTGTGAGCTGTAATATTGTCATTGATGGTTTGTGCAAAAGTGGGAAGGTTGATAAGGCAGTTGAAATTGTGAGTGAAATGTGGAATCATGGAAGTGCTGCTCTTGGTGCTTTGGGGAACTTGTACATTGGCCTAGTGGATGAAAATAGGAAGAAATGCTCACCTGACTTGATCAGTTATTCGACTATCATAAATGGTTTATGCAAGGATGGACGGCTTGGTGAAGCTAAAAAGAAGTTCGTTGAGATGTTGGGTAAAAACTTGTACCCGGATTCAATCAtctataatatttttctatataACCTGTGCAAGAGAGGGAAACTATCATCTGCATTTCAGGTTCTTAAAGACATGGAGAGAAAGGGTTGTGACAAAAGCTTACAAACTTACAATTCCTTGATTATGGGACTGGGTAGTAAGAaccaaatatttgaaatatttgggtTAATGGATGAGATGATAGAAAAAGGCATTAATCCTAATGTTTACACCTACAACCTTGTTCTTAATTGTCTATCCGAAGGAGGAAAAAGTGAAGAAACTGCAACTCTTTTAGATGACATGTTGCAGAAGGAGGTAACACCTAACATATATTCctttaaaatgttaattaaaacATTCTGCAGAGCCGGTGAGTTCAGACCAGCACAAGAGGCATTTGAAATAGCCATCGGTTTATACGGTCACGTGACGATTCTTTATAGCCTAATGTTCAATGAGCTGCTCGCTGGAGAGGAAGTCTTGGAAGCTAGAAAATTAATTGAAACTGCAGTTGAGAGCTGTCTTGATTTGAGCAGTTTCCAGTGCAAGGCATTGATGGAAACATTATGCATGGATGGGAATTTAGAATGTGCCATTGATATTCTTAACAAAATGGTGCAGAAAGGATGTAGATTTGATCCTGCATCATTCATGCCAGTGATTGATCATCTGATTAAGAGTGGAAGTAAGCATCAGGCCAATAAGTTGACCGAGCAAATGCTGGCGATGGATTCAAAAGATGAGATGGAAAATGAGGTGCATAGAAATGATCAGCACTCTAAAAATAAGAGACGACGTAAAGATGGCAAGAGAGATTGGCGAAATATTCTACACAG AGATGATGGGAGTGCAATAGCTATGAAAACTTTGAAACGAGTGGAGAGAGGGTGGGGTCAAGGAGGCTTATCATATTCTCAACCTCCACAAAAAGACTTTCTCGATCTTTCCTTCATGTAG
- the LOC142531589 gene encoding uncharacterized protein LOC142531589 isoform X1, which yields MEQAKLLAESLVKNSNSPRFAWLLFKRTLINHNVNNLSSFQRSLPVITPILIRAKMFSEIEALHQRTLRFDRVPQRVLYYLVNVLAKSDHIDKAMHFFQSIRTHFFDYPPSIFLYNLLIRTSLQHCCSDYVSWLYKDLIFSKVKPEAYTFNLLISGLCDSGRLEDARELFDRMPEKGCEPNEFSFGIMVRGYCRLGLPYKGLDLLVLMKKMGILPNVVIYNTLIASFCNEDKNDEVETLVEKMKEDDIAPNVVTFNIRISALCKAGKVLEASRIFRDMQIDETFGLPRPNVLTHNLMLESLFREGMLEEANTLVESMKKDGIFSNSESYNTWLLGLLRNGKLLEAHKVMREMEDDGLEPNLYSYNIMINGFCEHDMLADARALMCLMLTRGVYPDTVTYSALLQGYCKKRKTFEANKVLQDMIKDGCFPNTYTCNILLHSLWGEGKTAEAERLLQKMNERGDVLDTVSCNIVIDGLCKSGKVDKAVEIVSEMWNHGSAALGALGNLYIGLVDENRKKCSPDLISYSTIINGLCKDGRLGEAKKKFVEMLGKNLYPDSIIYNIFLYNLCKRGKLSSAFQVLKDMERKGCDKSLQTYNSLIMGLGSKNQIFEIFGLMDEMIEKGINPNVYTYNLVLNCLSEGGKSEETATLLDDMLQKEVTPNIYSFKMLIKTFCRAGEFRPAQEAFEIAIGLYGHVTILYSLMFNELLAGEEVLEARKLIETAVESCLDLSSFQCKALMETLCMDGNLECAIDILNKMVQKGCRFDPASFMPVIDHLIKSGSKHQANKLTEQMLAMDSKDEMENEVHRNDQHSKNKRRRKDGKRDWRNILHRDDGSAIAMKTLKRVERGWGQGGLSYSQPPQKDFLDLSFM from the exons ATGGAGCAAGCAAAACTGCTGGCGGAATCTCTGGTAAAAAACTCCAACAGCCCCAGATTTGCATGGCTACTTTTTAAGCGTACTCTCATTAATCACAACGTGAATAATCTTTCTTCTTTCCAACGTTCCCTCCCTGTCATTACCCCCATTCTCATCCGCGCCAAAATGTTCTCTGAAATCGAAGCTCTGCACCAACGTACTCTTCGTTTTGATAGAGTCCCGCAACGTGTTTTGTATTACTTGGTTAATGTGTTGGCCAAGTCCGATCATATTGACAAGGCTATGCATTTTTTTCAATCTATTCGAACCCATTTCTTTGACTACCCGCCTTCGATATTCTTGTACAATTTGCTCATTAGAACTTCTCTTCAACACTGTTGTTCGGATTATGTATCGTGGCTCTACAAAGATTTGATTTTTTCCAAAGTAAAGCCGGAAGCTTACACTTTCAATCTTCTGATTTCTGGGTTGTGTGATTCAGGTCGGTTGGAAGATGCCCGTGAGTTGTTTGATAGAATGCCGGAAAAAGGTTGTGAGCCTAATGAGTTCAGTTTTGGGATTATGGTGCGTGGGTATTGTAGACTCGGGCTACCGTATAAAGGGTTGGATCTTCTGGTTTTGATGAAGAAAATGGGTATCTTGCCTAATGTAGTGATTTACAATACGTTAATTGCGAGCTTTTGTAATGAAGATAAGAACGATGAGGTTGAAACGTTGGTGGAGAAGATGAAGGAAGATGATATTGCTCCAAATGTTGTGACTTTTAACATTAGAATCTCTGCCCTTTGTAAGGCCGGGAAGGTTTTGGAAGCCTCAAGGATTTTTCGGGACATGCAAATAGATGAAACATTTGGACTGCCAAGACCTAATGTTTTGACTCATAACTTGATGCTGGAGAGTTTATTCAGGGAGGGGATGTTGGAAGAAGCAAATACTTTAGTTGAGTCCATGAAAAAGGATGGTATTTTCTCAAATTCTGAGAGCTATAACACATGGCTGTTGGGTTTGTTGAGAAATGGGAAACTCTTGGAGGCTCATAAAGTTATGCGAGAAATGGAGGACGATGGTCTAGAGCCTAATTTGTATTCTTATAATATCATGATTAATGGATTTTGTGAACATGACATGCTTGCTGACGCAAGAGCCCTTATGTGTTTGATGCTAACTCGGGGAGTTTACCCTGATACAGTCACTTATAGTGCACTGCTCCAAGGGTATTGTAAAAAGAGGAAGACATTTGAGGCTAATAAAGTTCTTCAAGATATGATTAAGGATGGATGTTTTCCAAATACTTATACTTGCAATATACTGCTGCACAGCCTATGGGGAGAAGGTAAAACGGCAGAAGCTGAGAGGTTATTGCAAAAGATGAACGAAAGAGGTGATGTACTGGATACTGTGAGCTGTAATATTGTCATTGATGGTTTGTGCAAAAGTGGGAAGGTTGATAAGGCAGTTGAAATTGTGAGTGAAATGTGGAATCATGGAAGTGCTGCTCTTGGTGCTTTGGGGAACTTGTACATTGGCCTAGTGGATGAAAATAGGAAGAAATGCTCACCTGACTTGATCAGTTATTCGACTATCATAAATGGTTTATGCAAGGATGGACGGCTTGGTGAAGCTAAAAAGAAGTTCGTTGAGATGTTGGGTAAAAACTTGTACCCGGATTCAATCAtctataatatttttctatataACCTGTGCAAGAGAGGGAAACTATCATCTGCATTTCAGGTTCTTAAAGACATGGAGAGAAAGGGTTGTGACAAAAGCTTACAAACTTACAATTCCTTGATTATGGGACTGGGTAGTAAGAaccaaatatttgaaatatttgggtTAATGGATGAGATGATAGAAAAAGGCATTAATCCTAATGTTTACACCTACAACCTTGTTCTTAATTGTCTATCCGAAGGAGGAAAAAGTGAAGAAACTGCAACTCTTTTAGATGACATGTTGCAGAAGGAGGTAACACCTAACATATATTCctttaaaatgttaattaaaacATTCTGCAGAGCCGGTGAGTTCAGACCAGCACAAGAGGCATTTGAAATAGCCATCGGTTTATACGGTCACGTGACGATTCTTTATAGCCTAATGTTCAATGAGCTGCTCGCTGGAGAGGAAGTCTTGGAAGCTAGAAAATTAATTGAAACTGCAGTTGAGAGCTGTCTTGATTTGAGCAGTTTCCAGTGCAAGGCATTGATGGAAACATTATGCATGGATGGGAATTTAGAATGTGCCATTGATATTCTTAACAAAATGGTGCAGAAAGGATGTAGATTTGATCCTGCATCATTCATGCCAGTGATTGATCATCTGATTAAGAGTGGAAGTAAGCATCAGGCCAATAAGTTGACCGAGCAAATGCTGGCGATGGATTCAAAAGATGAGATGGAAAATGAGGTGCATAGAAATGATCAGCACTCTAAAAATAAGAGACGACGTAAAGATGGCAAGAGAGATTGGCGAAATATTCTACACAG AGATGATGGGAGTGCAATAGCTATGAAAACTTTGAAACGAGTGGAGAGAGGGTGGGGTCAAGGAGGCTTATCATATTCTCAACCTCCACAAAAAGACTTTCTCGATCTTTCCTTCATGTAG
- the LOC142530418 gene encoding coatomer subunit gamma-2-like: MAQPIVKKDDDRDDEVDYSPFLGIEKGAVLQEARVFNDPQLDARRCSQVITKLLYLLNQGETFTKVEATEVFFAVTKLFQSKDNGLRRMVYLMIKEISPSADEVIIVTSSLMKDMNSRTDMYRANAIRVLCRITDGTLLTQIERYIKQAIVDKNPVVASAALASGIHLLQTTPEIVKRWSNEVQEAVQSRAALVQFHALTLLHQIRQNDRLAVSKLVTSLTKGTVRSPLAQCLLIRYTTQVIRETGVNTQTGDRPFYDYLEGCLRHKAEMVILEAARAITELSNVTTRELTPAITVLQLFLSSSKPVLRFAAVRTLNKVAMTHPMAVTNCNIDMESLISDQNRSIATLAITTLLKTGNESSVERLMKQITTFMSDIADEFKIVVVDAIRSLCLKFPLKYRSLMNFLSNILREEGGFEYKKAIVDSIVILIRDIPDAKESGLLHLCEFIEDCEFTYLSTQILHFLGNEGPKTSDPGKYIRYIYNRVILENATVRASAVSTLAKFGAMVDSLKPRIFVLLKRCLFDNDDEVRDRATLYLSTLGDGSVTETAKDVKEFLFGSLEVPLTNLETSLKNYIQDPTEEPFDIQTVPKEVKSQPLAEKKAPGKKPAGLGAPPATLSSTVDAFEKLLSSIPEFRNFGNLFKSSAPVELTEAETEYAVNVVKHIFDSHVVFQYNCTNTIPEQLLENVTVLVDASEAEEFSEVGSKPLRSLPYDTPAPTFVAFEKPEGVPAVGKFSNSLRFIVKEVDLATGEAEDDGVEDEYQLEDFEVIAADYILKVGVSNFKNAWETLGPDFERVDEYGLGPRESLAEAVNAVINLLGMQPCEGTETVPSNSRSHTCLLSGVYIGNVKVLVRLSFGIDGAKEVAMKLAVRSDNEIVSDAIHEIVASG, from the exons ATGGCGCAGCCAATCGTTAAGAAAGACGATGATCGCGACGACGAAG TGGATTACTCTCCCTTTTTGGGGATTGAGAAGGGTGCAGTATTACAGGAAGCTAGGGTTTTCAACGACCCTCAGCTGGATGCTAGGAGATGTTCACAG GTGATCACGAAGCTTCTATATCTTCTCAATCAAGGTGAGACATTCACAAAG GTTGAAGCTACAGAAGTATTTTTCGCAGTAACAAAGCTGTTTCAGTCTAAAGATAATGGCTTGAGAAGAATGGTATATCTTATGATAAAGGAGATTTCACCCTCTGCAGATGAG GTTATCATCGTCACAAGCTCCCTAATGAAGGATATGAATAGCCGAACTGATATGTATCGAGCAAATGCTATCCGTGTCTTATGTCGAATCACTGATGGAACGCTTCTGACGCAAATTGAAAGATACATAAAGCAGGCTATTGTTGATAAAAATCCTGTGGTTGCCAGTGCTGCTCTCGCAAGTGGTATTCATTTGTTACAG ACAACCCCAGAGATAGTGAAAAGATGGAGTAATGAAGTGCAAGAAGCTGTTCAATCACGAGCTGCACTTGTGCAATTCCATGCACTCACTTTACTCCACCAG ATTCGACAAAATGACCGACTGGCTGTCAGCAAGTTGGTTACCAGTTTGACCAAGGGGACTGTTCGTTCTCCTTTAGCTCAGTGTCTTCTAATTCGTTATACTACTCAG GTCATCAGAGAGACAGGTGTAAACACTCAAACAGGAGACCGCCCGTTTTATGACTATCTTGAGGGCTGTCTTCGTCACAAAGCTGAAATGGTTATCCTTGAGGCAGCTAGGGCAATTACAGAGTTGAGCAATGTGACTACCCGAGAGTTGACTCCTGCCATAACTGTTTTACAGCTCTTCTTAAGTTCTTCTAAGCCTGTGCTTAGGTTTGCTGCTGTCCGAACTTTGAACAAG GTGGCAATGACACATCCTATGGCTGTGACAAATTGTAACATTGACATGGAAAGTTTGATTTCAGACCAGAATAGAAGTATAGCAACACTTGCCATCACCACTTTACTAAAAACAGGCAATGAATCTAGCGTTGAACGCTTGATGAAGCAGATCACCACCTTTATGTCAGATATTGCTGATGAATTCAAGATTGTTGTGGTAGACGCTATTCGATCCCTGTGTCTGAAGTTCCCCCTCAAGTACAGATCATT GATGAATTTCTTGAGCAACATTTTGAGAGAAGAGGGTGGATTCGAGTACAAAAAAGCAATTGTTGAttcaattgtgattttgataAGAGATATTCCAGATGCCAAAGAAAGTGGACTACTGCACCTGTGTGAGTTCATTGAGGACTGTGAATTCACTTATCTTTCGACCCAG ATACTTCACTTTCTTGGGAATGAGGGACCCAAAACTTCTGATCCAGGTAAATATATTCGCTATATTTACAACAGAGTGATACTTGAGAATGCAACTGTCCGTGCCAGTGCTGTTAGCACATTGGCAAAATTTGGTGCCATGGTTGACTCCTTGAAA CCCCGAATATTTGTTTTGCTGAAGCGTTGCCTATTTGACAACGATGATGAG GTTCGTGATAGAGCTACTCTGTACTTGAGTACCCTTGGTGATGGTTCGGTTACGGAAACTGCCAAGGACGTGAAGGAATTTTTATTTGGCTCCCTTGAGGTACCGCTGACCAACTTGGAGACAAGTTTGAAAAACTAT ATACAGGATCCCACCGAGGAGCCCTTCGATATCCAGACTGTACCGAAAGAGGTTAAATCTCAGCCTCTTGCAGAAAAGAAAGCCCCAGGCAAAAAGCCTGCTGGCTTGGGTGCACCTCCTGCCACCCTTTCCTCTACGGTCGATGCTTTTGAGAAGCTACTCTCTTCCATCCCTGAATTTAGAAATTTTGGAAATCTTTTCAAG TCATCTGCACCAGTGGAGCTTACAGAAGCTGAAACTGAGTATGCAGTTAATGTTGTCAAGCACATATTTGACAGCCACGTGGTGTTCCAATACAACTGCACAAATACAATACCTGAACAGCTACTTGAAAAC GTGACTGTGCTTGTTGATGCTTCTGAAGCCGAGGAGTTTTCAGAAGTAGGATCCAAGCCTTTAAGATCTCTACCATATGATACACCAGCGCCGACATTTGTGGCATTTGAGAAACCTGAAGGTGTCCCTGCAGTTGGAAAGTTTTCAAACTCGTTGAGATTTATTGTCAAAGAG GTCGATCTCGCAACTGGTGAGGCTGAAGATGATGGTGTAGAAGATGAATACCAACTAGAGGATTTCGAAGTTATTGCTGCGGATTATATTCTTAAAGTTGGGGTCTCCAACTTCAAAAATGCCTGGGAAACCCTCGGGCCTGATTTTGAGCGTGTAGATGAATACGGTCTTGGGCCTAGGGAAAGCCTGGCTGAAGCTGTTAATGCTGTCATCAATCTTCTTGGCATGCAGCCCTGCGAG GGAACAGAGACCGTTCCTAGCAACTCAAGATCACATACATGTTTATTATCAGGTGTATACATCGGTAATGTGAAGGTGCTCGTGCGATTGTCTTTTGGAATTGATGGGGCAAAAGAGGTCGCGATGAAGTTGGCGGTGAGATCTGACAACGAAATTGTCAGCGATGctatacatgaaattgttgccAGTGGATAA